From the Petrotoga miotherma DSM 10691 genome, one window contains:
- a CDS encoding YjjG family noncanonical pyrimidine nucleotidase, translating into MKDQVKMIYFDLDHTLWDFESNSQEALKLVYQKYNHVFRETSLDKFVESYKKINKKLWEMYRKKEIGQQELKLLRFEITLNALKIKHREDFIEEMNNTYLNILSKQKLLVDGAMETLEYLKDKYELGILTNGFRETQIVKMKSSGISDYFSILVSSEDVGFPKPDEKIFNYAILMSKKSKDEIVYIGDDLENDILPAIKCGIGAIWFKNHEESLGTQEKDVLSISKLIELKNIF; encoded by the coding sequence TTGAAAGACCAAGTAAAGATGATCTACTTTGATTTAGATCATACCCTTTGGGATTTTGAAAGTAATTCACAAGAAGCATTGAAGTTGGTCTATCAAAAGTACAATCACGTTTTTCGTGAAACATCTTTGGATAAGTTTGTGGAATCTTACAAAAAGATCAATAAAAAGTTATGGGAAATGTATAGGAAAAAAGAAATAGGCCAACAAGAATTAAAACTTCTTCGATTTGAAATTACTTTAAATGCTTTAAAAATAAAGCATAGAGAAGATTTTATAGAAGAGATGAATAATACTTACCTAAATATCTTATCAAAACAAAAACTCCTCGTTGATGGCGCAATGGAAACTTTGGAATATTTGAAAGATAAATATGAATTAGGAATTTTGACGAACGGCTTTAGAGAAACTCAAATTGTTAAAATGAAAAGTTCCGGAATATCTGATTATTTTAGTATTTTAGTTAGCTCTGAAGATGTCGGTTTCCCTAAACCCGATGAAAAGATTTTTAATTATGCGATTTTAATGTCTAAAAAATCTAAAGATGAAATTGTTTACATTGGTGATGATCTTGAAAATGACATCTTGCCAGCAATAAAATGTGGAATTGGCGCCATTTGGTTTAAAAATCATGAAGAATCTCTTGGAACCCAAGAGAAGGATGTTCTCAGTATCTCCAAGCTTATAGAGCTGAAAAATATATTTTGA
- the gcvH gene encoding glycine cleavage system protein GcvH, protein MKKYTATHEYVTIEGNIATVGISAKAAEELGDVTYVELPEVGKEVKKGEVLCTIESVKSAEDIYVPLSGKIVEVNKDLEDNPEIINEDAENKGWIVKIEISDQSEIEDLLDEEPPM, encoded by the coding sequence ATGAAGAAATACACAGCTACCCACGAATATGTAACAATAGAAGGAAATATTGCGACTGTCGGAATTTCTGCGAAAGCCGCTGAAGAATTGGGTGATGTAACCTACGTTGAATTACCAGAAGTTGGCAAAGAAGTAAAAAAAGGTGAAGTCCTGTGCACCATAGAATCTGTGAAGTCAGCCGAAGATATATATGTACCTTTAAGTGGAAAAATTGTTGAAGTTAACAAAGATCTTGAAGACAATCCAGAAATAATAAACGAAGACGCCGAAAATAAAGGATGGATTGTAAAAATTGAAATTTCTGATCAATCAGAAATAGAAGATCTTTTGGATGAAGAACCTCCAATGTAA
- a CDS encoding ComEC/Rec2 family competence protein: MFLFLLKLLEKDSLKVFLIAILLFPALLYIPINLNSEVGILGKIIDKRGNYYTVFSKKIYYENQWQKYRNYYKFYYGEFSTVPITTGKNVYIYGTIENDFFRAEYVAPANNNSIMKIKDLATNRLSENIQNNEALDILTSSFMGNIRDKEVFQKTGTLHLFAVSGMHVYIIYSMISFFLNFFILKRNLRLILYSTIIAFYLIFTGFTPSSVRAVLLLITLNLFRLFDVPVSSFNILGLIGYLNLLLIPNNLMNVSFQMSYAATFMILFTMNHVENQYFRSLSVPIAAYIGIFPIALIHFGEISLIGLFITPILTPAISLLILCSVLSILLPFNFVHSFSTFFALSIKNFVNLFTFYEPIEFSSLFIPLFLWSLIFLLYVWLLQVKKRKKAPIK; the protein is encoded by the coding sequence TTGTTTCTTTTTCTTTTAAAACTCTTGGAGAAAGATAGTTTAAAAGTCTTTTTAATCGCTATTTTATTGTTTCCTGCCTTGTTATACATTCCCATCAACCTAAATTCAGAAGTAGGTATTTTAGGAAAAATTATAGACAAAAGAGGAAATTATTATACAGTATTTTCAAAAAAAATCTATTATGAAAATCAGTGGCAGAAATACAGGAATTATTATAAATTTTACTATGGTGAATTCAGCACCGTTCCCATCACCACCGGCAAAAACGTCTACATATACGGGACAATTGAAAACGATTTTTTTAGAGCTGAGTATGTGGCTCCTGCCAACAACAATTCGATTATGAAGATAAAAGATCTTGCAACTAATAGATTGTCTGAAAACATTCAAAATAATGAGGCACTTGATATACTGACGAGCTCTTTTATGGGTAATATACGGGATAAAGAGGTATTTCAAAAAACAGGAACTCTGCATCTATTTGCAGTTTCGGGTATGCACGTTTACATAATTTACTCGATGATCAGCTTCTTTCTGAACTTTTTTATCTTGAAAAGGAATCTAAGACTCATCTTATACTCTACTATCATCGCTTTTTATTTGATTTTTACCGGATTCACCCCAAGTTCTGTACGAGCTGTATTGCTTTTAATTACGTTGAACTTATTCAGACTTTTCGACGTCCCTGTTAGCTCTTTCAACATCTTAGGATTAATAGGATATCTCAACCTATTGTTAATTCCCAATAATCTTATGAACGTTAGTTTCCAAATGAGTTATGCTGCAACTTTTATGATTTTATTTACAATGAACCATGTAGAAAATCAATATTTTAGATCTTTATCTGTCCCCATAGCTGCATATATCGGTATATTTCCTATAGCTCTGATACACTTTGGAGAGATTTCTTTGATTGGACTTTTCATAACGCCTATTCTAACCCCTGCTATTTCATTACTAATCTTATGTAGCGTTCTTTCAATATTATTGCCTTTCAATTTTGTTCATTCTTTTTCAACTTTTTTTGCATTATCAATAAAAAATTTCGTAAATCTTTTTACCTTTTATGAACCAATTGAATTTAGTTCTTTATTTATTCCCTTATTTCTATGGAGTTTGATCTTTTTACTTTATGTCTGGCTTCTTCAAGTTAAAAAAAGAAAAAAGGCCCCAATTAAATAG
- a CDS encoding amidohydrolase family protein, with the protein MFKLSRSGKFKFVSTKHNKQIFVTPLITDSHLHILGLGEKLSQPTLERKKLSEIKSIIEEIVSKRSNKIVLRGWTEEFANPDKDFLDSINREIPIMLVRRCGHFAVVNSKVFESIDFSDSSNYVDFEEGKIKESTIDKFYKTFGPFTDVKNNYETSKKYLKNKGYGFVHSDDLHGISKDNLPFVHDNEFFVYEKVAVKDYSELSKYYELGYFNEFKCVKIYLDGSLGARTALLLNKYNDSNTYGEKLWEDTELTAVVEFCENNGLHLAAHAIGDGAIEQILRVFEKVNPKLRHRIIHAIVLRSNQIERIKKHNLIVDIQPQFMESDKVFIEDRLGERVNDAFRFYDLYRSQVSLFISSDAPVEEPDWLRDIKRLKEIGIPYNYSLYQLTYGPEIIDNIDRQESMESNALIFQDDPFVEISQPKIYQTEN; encoded by the coding sequence TTGTTTAAACTCAGTCGAAGTGGTAAGTTTAAATTTGTAAGTACCAAACACAACAAGCAGATATTTGTTACTCCATTGATAACAGATTCACATTTACATATATTGGGATTGGGAGAAAAACTGTCTCAACCGACTTTGGAGAGAAAGAAACTATCTGAAATAAAAAGCATTATAGAAGAAATTGTCAGTAAAAGATCGAATAAAATTGTTTTAAGAGGTTGGACTGAAGAGTTTGCAAATCCCGATAAAGATTTTTTGGATTCAATAAATAGAGAAATCCCCATCATGCTGGTTAGAAGATGCGGACATTTTGCGGTTGTGAATTCAAAGGTTTTTGAGAGTATTGATTTTTCAGATTCAAGTAATTACGTGGATTTTGAAGAAGGAAAAATCAAAGAAAGTACAATCGATAAATTTTATAAAACCTTTGGCCCTTTCACAGACGTAAAAAATAATTACGAAACCTCAAAGAAGTATCTAAAAAATAAAGGTTATGGTTTTGTCCATTCAGATGATTTACATGGTATTTCTAAAGATAACTTGCCGTTTGTACATGATAATGAGTTTTTTGTATATGAAAAAGTTGCCGTTAAGGATTATAGTGAGCTTTCAAAATATTATGAACTAGGATACTTTAACGAATTTAAATGTGTTAAAATATATTTAGATGGTTCCCTAGGAGCACGAACAGCTTTATTGCTTAATAAGTACAACGATTCCAATACGTACGGGGAAAAATTATGGGAAGATACTGAGCTGACTGCGGTCGTTGAATTTTGTGAAAACAATGGGCTTCATTTAGCTGCTCATGCTATAGGAGACGGGGCTATAGAACAAATTTTACGAGTTTTTGAAAAGGTCAATCCTAAATTAAGGCATAGAATAATTCATGCTATAGTACTTAGATCTAATCAAATAGAAAGGATTAAAAAACATAACCTTATTGTAGACATACAACCTCAATTCATGGAATCCGATAAGGTTTTTATTGAAGATAGATTAGGTGAAAGGGTAAATGATGCCTTTAGATTTTATGATTTATACAGATCACAAGTGTCTCTTTTTATTTCATCAGATGCTCCAGTTGAAGAACCAGATTGGTTGAGAGATATTAAAAGATTGAAAGAAATAGGGATCCCTTATAATTACTCTTTGTATCAGCTTACCTATGGTCCAGAAATTATAGATAACATTGATAGGCAAGAAAGTATGGAAAGTAACGCTTTAATATTTCAGGACGATCCTTTTGTTGAAATATCTCAACCAAAGATCTATCAAACTGAAAATTAG
- a CDS encoding alpha-amylase family glycosyl hydrolase: MFLGYHILIKFFKNGELTNDFPKESYRYYEKNAIDGDLQGVIQELDYLKELGIDLIYLGPIFKSKTTHGYDITNYFSISENISSNSEEEAKAIFTKLIEDAHKRGIKVIIDLVLNHASKEFDFNSVPKDLNFKTETPRSPQEERWQRSFLFWNLDDEDTREFLIRVGEYWLKNFELDGFRLDHALGLPFKFLEEFSIRMKKIKKDVIILGEVWEDEGDKLKNFKLLKKFKGDEAQRFTSMFDFSTYDTIREVLGKKNGSLLDLYNQIVLSNQLNEREFQLTYFIENHDLPRFIDICQEIEIFYIALGLLMALTGNVMLEYGNEIALKGDQTIHNFHESGRVAMKFKEDWSDLQKQTFNYCKNLINLRKVHPSLSSGSYELLTSEENLLIFEKKAVYDEIKVVIYTGEQAHQLDKEYFDLIKNAKVLTLKKGIYYLQ, translated from the coding sequence ATGTTTTTAGGATACCACATTCTAATAAAATTTTTTAAAAATGGAGAATTAACAAACGATTTCCCAAAAGAGAGTTATCGTTATTACGAGAAAAATGCAATAGACGGAGATCTCCAAGGTGTCATTCAAGAATTAGACTATTTAAAAGAGCTTGGGATAGATTTGATATATCTTGGACCCATTTTTAAGAGTAAAACCACACATGGATACGATATTACCAATTATTTTTCTATTTCAGAAAACATAAGTTCCAATTCCGAAGAAGAAGCTAAAGCTATCTTTACAAAGCTTATTGAAGATGCTCATAAAAGAGGGATAAAGGTTATTATCGATCTAGTACTTAACCATGCCTCAAAGGAGTTTGATTTTAATTCCGTCCCTAAAGATTTGAACTTTAAAACTGAAACTCCCCGTTCACCTCAAGAAGAAAGATGGCAAAGATCCTTTTTGTTCTGGAATCTAGATGACGAAGATACAAGAGAATTTTTAATAAGAGTTGGAGAGTATTGGCTAAAAAACTTTGAATTAGACGGATTTAGATTGGACCATGCCTTGGGCTTGCCATTTAAATTTTTAGAGGAATTTTCTATAAGGATGAAAAAAATAAAAAAAGATGTGATAATTTTAGGTGAAGTGTGGGAAGACGAAGGAGATAAGTTAAAAAATTTTAAACTCCTTAAAAAGTTCAAAGGGGATGAAGCTCAACGTTTTACCAGTATGTTTGATTTTTCTACTTACGATACTATTAGAGAAGTTTTAGGAAAGAAAAATGGATCATTACTTGATTTATACAATCAAATAGTATTATCAAACCAATTAAACGAAAGGGAATTCCAGTTAACTTATTTTATCGAAAATCATGATCTTCCAAGGTTCATAGATATATGCCAAGAAATAGAAATATTTTACATTGCGCTTGGTTTATTAATGGCTCTTACAGGAAATGTGATGCTAGAATATGGCAATGAGATAGCTTTAAAAGGAGACCAAACAATTCACAATTTTCACGAAAGTGGAAGAGTTGCGATGAAATTCAAAGAAGATTGGTCAGATCTACAGAAACAAACCTTTAATTACTGTAAAAACCTTATTAATTTAAGAAAAGTTCACCCCTCTCTATCATCAGGAAGTTACGAACTTCTTACTTCAGAAGAAAATCTACTAATTTTTGAAAAGAAAGCCGTATATGATGAGATAAAAGTAGTAATTTATACCGGAGAACAAGCACATCAATTAGATAAAGAATATTTTGACCTCATTAAAAATGCCAAAGTTTTAACATTAAAAAAAGGCATTTATTATCTTCAATAA
- a CDS encoding ECF transporter S component — MRAKTKRLVTISLLSGISFVLGFTPLGFIPIPPANATTMHIPVIIGAILEGPIAGMVIGLIFGVSSIIQALLRPNILSFAFVNPLVSVLPRILIGLVSYYSYRLVFELFSSNKEKVSKWRDSVSIGVSAALGTFTNTAGVLGMMYLLFADRIATAMGVAREAVGGVVLAIGLTNGIPEIIIAILITVGVIRAVKKAGY, encoded by the coding sequence ATGAGAGCAAAAACCAAACGTTTGGTAACTATATCGTTGTTATCTGGTATTTCTTTTGTTCTAGGATTTACTCCATTGGGATTTATCCCTATTCCTCCAGCGAATGCAACAACTATGCATATTCCAGTTATAATTGGGGCAATATTGGAGGGACCTATTGCAGGAATGGTTATAGGTTTAATATTTGGCGTATCTAGTATAATTCAAGCACTTTTAAGGCCAAACATATTGTCTTTTGCTTTTGTTAATCCTTTAGTTTCTGTGCTACCAAGAATATTGATTGGTTTAGTTTCATATTATTCATACAGATTAGTATTTGAACTTTTCTCGAGTAATAAAGAAAAAGTTTCAAAGTGGAGAGATAGCGTATCTATTGGTGTAAGTGCTGCTTTAGGAACTTTTACTAACACCGCAGGTGTTTTAGGTATGATGTATCTCTTATTTGCCGACAGGATAGCTACCGCTATGGGAGTAGCAAGGGAAGCCGTAGGTGGGGTAGTGTTGGCTATAGGCCTAACAAACGGTATTCCAGAGATCATAATAGCGATTTTAATAACTGTTGGGGTAATCAGAGCGGTAAAAAAGGCAGGCTATTGA
- a CDS encoding alpha/beta hydrolase — MYRKKERRKWGDEHMPQEDFKIDFGYAKQNIEFTQSFMNKGKNYRESLIKFNSLYKYNKKGTETNEIYLFEPRGKTLGAALILHGLGTKNITYILKMGRYFSKLGIRAVVPILPDNYTRTSNGSMSGKNYFSADIYTTLNTWEHAVVDVLSIIDFLKANELWHERNFMIGYCLGGMVSVIVNALNPEIKHNFIIASGGNMAELIWESPTLEFTRRELLKKKDYMAYLSDRERLKKTFQNDLKRVGEFKNIQEFLNSNIHPLMKVDPAAYANFLNREKVTFLEAAFDKTLPKNTRRVLWENLGRPRRMTVPIDHITWLPFQRLISNIIINEMRFEDIKYRFANLGYLAIFFKVN; from the coding sequence TTGTATAGAAAGAAAGAACGACGAAAATGGGGAGATGAACATATGCCACAAGAGGATTTTAAAATAGATTTTGGTTATGCAAAACAAAATATAGAATTTACTCAATCTTTCATGAATAAAGGCAAAAATTATAGAGAATCATTAATAAAATTTAATTCCTTATACAAATATAATAAAAAAGGTACGGAAACTAATGAAATCTATCTTTTTGAGCCTAGAGGGAAAACTTTGGGTGCCGCTTTGATACTTCATGGTTTGGGAACCAAAAACATTACCTATATTTTAAAAATGGGGCGATATTTTTCCAAATTAGGCATAAGGGCTGTAGTACCAATATTACCAGACAATTATACCAGAACATCTAACGGATCTATGAGTGGCAAAAATTATTTTTCTGCCGATATTTATACAACCCTAAACACCTGGGAACATGCGGTTGTTGATGTATTAAGTATCATAGATTTTTTGAAAGCAAACGAACTTTGGCATGAGCGAAACTTCATGATAGGATACTGTCTTGGGGGCATGGTATCTGTTATCGTTAACGCTTTAAATCCTGAGATTAAGCATAATTTCATTATAGCCAGTGGTGGAAACATGGCTGAACTTATATGGGAATCACCTACCTTGGAATTTACAAGAAGGGAATTGCTTAAAAAGAAGGACTATATGGCTTATCTAAGCGATAGAGAAAGGCTAAAAAAGACCTTTCAAAATGATTTAAAGAGAGTGGGAGAGTTTAAAAACATTCAAGAGTTTTTAAATTCAAATATACATCCGTTGATGAAGGTTGATCCTGCAGCCTACGCCAATTTTTTAAATAGAGAAAAGGTAACATTCTTAGAAGCAGCTTTTGATAAAACCTTACCCAAAAACACAAGAAGGGTTCTATGGGAAAACTTAGGAAGACCTAGAAGGATGACGGTCCCCATTGATCATATTACTTGGCTACCTTTTCAAAGGCTGATATCTAATATTATTATAAACGAAATGAGGTTCGAAGATATCAAATACCGCTTTGCTAATCTAGGATATTTAGCTATTTTTTTCAAAGTGAATTAA
- a CDS encoding S9 family peptidase: protein MEKLVLEDFTKYKFISNTKFSPNGKNLAFVVSEMDVDENKYLSNIWLYNVDNKTINKLTAFNQESSYVWLDDENIIFSTVREEKDKKRKEKGEPFTIYYIINIKGGEAQKYFELPFFASDIEPISKDKFVVTGIYDPKYKNLENLSKEEKEKELDKLKEEKDYEVLDEIPFWSNGKGFTNKKRNRLYIYTLEDKKVTPITDELTNVEGFKLNKEKDLMLFISNTFKDKMEIRSDLYLYDLKKESLEKLTHEDPFNYVYADFLKEKIIFLGSNMKEYGINENPKFYLMDLQTKEVKQIQTDFDFSTWSSVGSDCRYGSNSEFKVENDYLYFETTEYGSSFINKIDERGKREKLTTKNGSVDGFDVFKDRIIFIGMRDVKLQELYELEGNEEKQLTTFNEWVVEEKTLSKPERITFLGKGEIEIEGWVMKPVNFEENKKYPAILDIHGGPKTVYGGDVFFHEMQYWANEGYVVMFCNPRGSDGRGDEFADIRGKYGTIDYEDIMDFVDKVLEKFSFIDENRIGVTGGSYGGYMTNWVIGHTDRFKAAASQRSIANWIAKFGTTDIGYYFVEDQQAATPWSDYEKLWFHSPMKYADNVKTPTLFIHSEEDYRCWLAEGLQMFTSLKYNGVESKLVMFRGENHELSRSGKPKHRIRRLKEITTWFDCYLK from the coding sequence ATGGAGAAATTAGTTTTAGAGGATTTTACAAAGTACAAGTTTATATCTAACACAAAATTTTCACCGAATGGTAAAAACTTAGCCTTTGTTGTCTCAGAGATGGATGTAGATGAGAACAAGTATCTTTCAAACATATGGCTTTACAATGTTGATAATAAAACGATCAACAAACTTACCGCTTTCAATCAAGAAAGCTCTTATGTATGGTTGGACGATGAGAATATCATCTTCTCAACAGTGAGAGAGGAAAAGGATAAAAAGAGGAAGGAAAAAGGAGAACCTTTTACCATTTATTATATAATAAACATCAAAGGTGGAGAAGCTCAAAAATATTTCGAACTCCCATTCTTTGCATCAGATATCGAGCCCATATCTAAAGATAAGTTTGTTGTAACTGGTATTTATGACCCGAAATATAAAAATTTGGAGAACCTTTCAAAGGAAGAAAAAGAAAAGGAACTGGATAAGCTCAAAGAAGAAAAAGATTACGAAGTTTTAGATGAAATACCTTTCTGGTCGAATGGAAAGGGATTTACCAACAAGAAAAGGAATAGATTATACATTTATACGTTAGAAGATAAGAAAGTTACCCCTATAACAGATGAATTGACAAACGTTGAAGGTTTTAAATTGAATAAAGAGAAAGATTTAATGCTTTTTATTTCCAACACTTTTAAAGATAAAATGGAAATAAGATCCGATCTTTATTTATATGACTTAAAGAAAGAAAGTTTAGAAAAATTAACACACGAAGACCCTTTCAATTACGTATATGCAGACTTTCTAAAAGAGAAAATAATTTTCTTAGGTTCCAATATGAAAGAGTACGGAATCAATGAAAATCCCAAATTTTATTTGATGGATTTACAAACAAAAGAAGTGAAACAAATTCAAACTGATTTTGATTTTAGTACTTGGAGTTCTGTAGGTTCTGATTGTAGATATGGCTCTAACAGTGAATTCAAAGTGGAGAACGATTACCTTTATTTTGAAACCACAGAGTATGGCAGTTCTTTCATAAATAAAATAGATGAGAGAGGTAAGAGAGAAAAATTAACCACAAAAAACGGATCCGTTGATGGTTTTGATGTATTTAAAGATCGTATTATCTTTATAGGAATGAGAGATGTGAAACTTCAAGAACTATACGAATTAGAAGGCAATGAAGAGAAACAACTAACTACTTTCAACGAATGGGTAGTAGAAGAAAAAACTTTATCTAAGCCAGAGAGGATAACTTTCCTTGGTAAAGGTGAGATAGAAATAGAAGGATGGGTTATGAAACCTGTAAATTTTGAAGAGAACAAAAAATACCCTGCAATCTTAGATATTCATGGTGGCCCAAAAACCGTTTATGGTGGAGATGTTTTTTTCCATGAAATGCAGTATTGGGCAAATGAGGGTTATGTTGTTATGTTTTGTAATCCCCGAGGAAGTGATGGAAGAGGGGATGAGTTTGCAGATATCAGAGGAAAGTATGGAACAATAGACTATGAAGACATAATGGACTTTGTTGATAAAGTATTGGAAAAGTTCTCTTTCATAGACGAAAATAGAATAGGGGTAACAGGTGGTTCTTATGGTGGTTATATGACCAACTGGGTAATTGGACATACTGATAGGTTCAAGGCTGCCGCTTCTCAAAGAAGTATAGCAAATTGGATAGCTAAATTTGGCACTACCGATATCGGTTACTATTTCGTTGAAGATCAACAAGCAGCCACTCCCTGGAGTGATTATGAAAAGTTATGGTTCCACTCACCTATGAAATACGCCGATAACGTTAAAACTCCAACTTTGTTTATACATTCTGAAGAAGACTACCGTTGTTGGTTGGCTGAAGGATTGCAGATGTTCACTTCACTCAAATACAATGGTGTTGAATCAAAACTTGTTATGTTCAGAGGAGAAAATCATGAGTTGAGCAGAAGCGGAAAACCAAAACATCGAATAAGAAGATTAAAAGAAATTACCACGTGGTTTGACTGTTATTTGAAATAG
- a CDS encoding TolB family protein encodes MIKKILLVFAFISIALGSFSANLSKDNMIINLNDNTWITNQIAEKIKNIGSYMYNIKIKDAMSNSINISDYDVTMNIFTNSKENITIAFGYFDGGGFSYSEESGETDDWVEKFATKTLETLSFQRFLYGENWDVLQITFWKGVDEYPVFQNNKIYLVSDRYIGNREIYIFDFEEATEKKIPLEYSAEYFPDISPNNEYLAFQTTLFGKWDIVLYNLKTKEIQRISPTDKNAYSPYFYDNTLVLFTMDEDSGQWTEVWVYDLYYHKLEKLTESKDLLKFRPTKWDGNKISFYGVDHQTANMNVYVVDEENSISPLIAQPNNQTDNWSNGSELLVYSEFNGTYFSIYEYDNGEKRNLSGMLTNDCFYPTYTPDKKYVFFTNYYSESDIFVINREKINVNEQSYWSDLNN; translated from the coding sequence ATGATAAAAAAAATACTTTTGGTTTTTGCATTTATTTCCATTGCGTTGGGATCTTTTTCTGCAAATCTATCAAAAGATAATATGATTATAAATTTAAACGATAATACATGGATAACAAATCAAATTGCAGAAAAAATAAAAAATATTGGAAGTTATATGTACAATATAAAGATAAAAGATGCGATGTCTAACTCGATAAATATCAGTGATTATGATGTGACAATGAACATATTTACAAATAGTAAGGAAAATATCACAATTGCCTTTGGGTACTTTGATGGCGGAGGTTTTTCCTATTCGGAAGAATCTGGTGAAACTGATGATTGGGTAGAAAAGTTTGCGACGAAAACTCTGGAGACATTGTCCTTTCAAAGGTTTCTATATGGAGAAAATTGGGATGTTTTACAGATCACGTTTTGGAAAGGGGTAGATGAATACCCTGTTTTTCAAAATAATAAGATATATCTTGTAAGCGATAGATATATTGGAAATAGGGAAATTTATATTTTTGACTTTGAAGAAGCCACAGAAAAGAAGATTCCTTTGGAATATTCTGCCGAATATTTTCCTGATATTTCTCCAAACAATGAATATTTAGCTTTTCAAACCACATTGTTTGGAAAATGGGACATTGTATTGTATAATTTAAAAACTAAGGAGATTCAAAGAATAAGCCCGACAGATAAGAATGCTTATTCACCATATTTTTATGACAATACCTTGGTTCTATTCACTATGGATGAAGATAGTGGCCAATGGACTGAAGTTTGGGTCTATGACTTATACTACCATAAACTTGAGAAATTAACAGAATCAAAGGATCTTTTGAAATTTAGACCCACTAAGTGGGACGGTAACAAAATCAGTTTTTATGGCGTGGATCATCAAACAGCGAATATGAATGTCTACGTTGTTGATGAAGAAAACAGTATCTCACCTTTAATCGCACAACCAAATAATCAAACCGATAATTGGTCTAACGGTTCAGAGCTTCTTGTGTACTCAGAGTTCAATGGAACCTATTTCAGTATATATGAATACGATAATGGAGAAAAGAGAAATTTATCAGGCATGTTGACAAATGATTGTTTCTATCCAACATATACACCGGACAAAAAATATGTTTTTTTTACTAATTATTATTCAGAATCTGATATTTTTGTGATAAACAGAGAAAAGATCAATGTGAACGAACAATCCTATTGGAGTGATTTGAATAATTAA
- a CDS encoding alpha/beta fold hydrolase: MNEEVSEKNKYKKIVKIFGIILLFFLFFWNALITFFLIILLNVKTIKKSVFGNLPLEVKKGSYTDAITVEYKKEKIPLKFDVYYPSKVKSKYPVVFFAHGGGWITGSRKLSSVTAWAKFLASKGFAVVAIDYRYGYLNKYEELIEDYNDALNYIKDHSEELFLDKENIVLMGTSAGGTLSLYYAAYNSYYNHFEKMKGIKGVVSWYAPSDLLDLWSKQVDSLFAQFAVTTTMKGTPKRKFEEYKVYSPINYISERMVPTLLVHGEKDATVPVTTSIKLIQKIKECDVPSALLIHPKGKHSFEFELKDILTQKFVEKTVSFIRKVFQNTKTDGTVEIRVV; encoded by the coding sequence GTGAACGAAGAAGTTTCTGAGAAAAATAAGTATAAAAAAATAGTTAAGATCTTTGGAATAATTCTTTTGTTTTTTCTCTTTTTCTGGAATGCTTTAATAACTTTTTTTCTAATAATTCTGTTAAACGTAAAAACAATTAAGAAATCTGTATTTGGGAATCTTCCATTGGAAGTTAAGAAAGGTTCTTATACTGATGCAATTACTGTAGAATATAAAAAGGAAAAGATACCTTTGAAATTTGATGTTTACTATCCTTCTAAAGTAAAAAGCAAATATCCTGTAGTTTTTTTTGCTCATGGAGGAGGTTGGATAACAGGAAGTAGGAAGTTATCAAGCGTTACCGCATGGGCCAAATTTTTAGCGAGTAAAGGATTTGCTGTTGTTGCTATAGATTACAGGTATGGCTATTTAAACAAATATGAAGAGTTGATAGAAGATTACAACGATGCCCTAAATTATATAAAAGATCATAGTGAGGAACTGTTTTTAGACAAAGAAAATATCGTGTTGATGGGGACGTCAGCAGGTGGTACGTTGTCCCTTTATTATGCGGCATATAACTCTTACTACAATCATTTTGAAAAGATGAAAGGGATAAAAGGAGTTGTATCTTGGTATGCTCCATCAGACCTTTTAGATCTGTGGAGTAAACAAGTTGATTCACTTTTTGCACAGTTTGCAGTTACTACAACAATGAAAGGTACACCTAAAAGAAAATTTGAAGAATATAAGGTATATTCACCTATAAATTATATATCTGAAAGAATGGTTCCAACATTGTTAGTACATGGGGAAAAAGACGCTACCGTCCCCGTAACAACTTCTATAAAGTTAATCCAGAAGATAAAAGAATGTGATGTTCCTTCTGCATTGTTAATTCATCCGAAAGGGAAGCATTCTTTTGAATTCGAATTAAAAGATATTTTAACTCAGAAATTTGTTGAAAAAACGGTGAGTTTCATTAGAAAAGTATTTCAAAATACAAAAACTGATGGTACAGTAGAGATAAGAGTTGTATAG